The stretch of DNA ACCTCGGCGACTGCTTCTCCCGGCTCACGTGGCGGGCCATGCCCGTCGATGGGTCGCCCGCCCCGATAGCTCTTGGGCGGGACGATCCCGACGGCGTCACGCGAACGCGTCGGGAATTAAGTGCGGTTCCGCCGTGGGCGGGGGTATGGGTACAGTTCAGTACGACTTCACCGACGAGACGGTCGTCGTCACCGGCGGGAGCTCCGGCATCGGGCGAGCGATCGCGCTCGCGTTCGCCGACGCCGGCGCGACCGTCCTCAACGCCGACATCGACCCCGAGCCGAAGGACCGCGACGCCGAGAAGCCGACCCACGAGCGCATCGAGGCCGACGGCGGCACCGCCGAGTTCGTCGAGACCGACGTCTCCGACCCCGCGGAGATCCGCGTCGCCGTCGAGGCCGCCCGCGAGTACGGCGGCGTCGACGTGATGGTGAACAACGCCGGCCTCTACATCGGCGGCGCGATGCGGGAGATTACCGAGGAGGAGTTCGACCGCATCCACGCGGTCAACGCAAAGGGGGTGTTCTTCGGCACCCAGATCGCCGCCAACGACATGATCGACCGCGGCGTCGCGGGCCGCATCGTCAACACTGCCTCCATCAGCTCGAACGTCGCGCAGTTCGGGCAGGTGCAGTACGACTCCACCAAAGGGGCAATCCGGATGATCACCCGCGGCTCGGCGCTCGAACTGGCGGAGCACGAGATCCGGGTCAACGCCGTCG from Halolamina sediminis encodes:
- a CDS encoding SDR family NAD(P)-dependent oxidoreductase, with amino-acid sequence MGTVQYDFTDETVVVTGGSSGIGRAIALAFADAGATVLNADIDPEPKDRDAEKPTHERIEADGGTAEFVETDVSDPAEIRVAVEAAREYGGVDVMVNNAGLYIGGAMREITEEEFDRIHAVNAKGVFFGTQIAANDMIDRGVAGRIVNTASISSNVAQFGQVQYDSTKGAIRMITRGSALELAEHEIRVNAVAPGQIATEFLEGWTEEAQEGAEEGEFLKPVPLGRAGFPTDVAPAAVFLASDAAGYVTGELLHVDGGWQII